In one window of Festucalex cinctus isolate MCC-2025b chromosome 14, RoL_Fcin_1.0, whole genome shotgun sequence DNA:
- the LOC144001582 gene encoding uncharacterized protein LOC144001582 yields the protein MRVMTRLDKHLLFVHNIQNTDDRDVQMRQAKRNSAVKELAQLRGSNPVPAMVSTLDLEEVGEVAEVLDSDSDPEPPMINIDLEDEDEGQAAQNTSSKLGVSGCSADAEAGSSIMSRGLPLSSVDSGGEHLGSSGGGGGPSPLHRGGGGPSPLHRGAGGPSPLHRGGGGPSPLHRGGGGPSPLHRGGGGPSPLHRGGGGPSPLHRGAGGPSPSNSQPLPCSSTPHSGVKVGRSPRSVGQSSGRRNLTRLLDRESEGQRAPSPLTTLVPSQVGCSSVSGCQKLVERKVGAMFARLERSLAAQVESAISTMKKEMKKDMSKMQRQLASISSASTNAVQQPLHTSTGGLPFSLLTSPQKGEHIRLSRMTGCYVGMVEDFRVFKLARRTGKKDTENARQRSSHALRFCHFMAAGLSAAQVSNLKFVMNVEKLRSFPQYLVEKGFAPTTIKNILLNCRGFLRHVQAKFQARSKLRPSDFENTYYELKSMLAEVQRGLTAYRQRVLAQKSSARLAAQDVLRFMETARTRIPELLDKLAQGGPDKQAHILVQGYLMGYLALLTGHRSVVLQNLCTQDVMKCQGWHRGQRYMLLIDDHKTAKKFGQATVNLNTSEYTWLVTTQQSR from the exons ATGCGAG TCATGACCCGGCTGGATAAACACCTGTTATTCGTCCACAACATCCAGAATACAGAT GATAGGGATGTTCAGATGAGGCAGGCCAAAAGAAACAGTGCGGTGAAGGAGCTGGCTCAGTTGCGTGGCAGCAATCCAGTGCCAGCAATGGTTTCTACACTTGATTTGGAGGAGGTGGGGGAAGTGGCTGAGGTACTTGACAGCGACAGCGACCCAGAGCCACCAATGATCAACATTGATCTTGAGGATGAGGACGAGGGACAAGCGGCACAGAACACCAGCTCAAAGTTGGGAGTTTCTGGGTGTTCGGCGGATGCTGAGGCTGGTTCCAGCATAATGTCCAGAGGCCTACCACTCAGTTCTGTGGACAGCGGCGGTGAACATCTGGgtagcagcggcggcggcggcgggccttCACCATTACATCGTGGCGGCGGCGGGCCTTCACCATTACATCGTGGCGCCGGCGGGCCTTCACCATTACATCGTGGCGGCGGTGGGCCTTCACCATTACATCGTGGCGGCGGCGGGCCTTCACCATTACATCGTGGCGGCGGTGGGCCTTCACCATTACATCGTGGCGGCGGCGGGCCTTCACCATTACACCGTGGCGCCGGCGGGCCTTCGCCCAGCAACTCTCAGCCTTTGCCATGCTCCAGTACCCCACATAGCGGCGTGAAAGTGGGTCGGAGCCCCAGAAGTGTTGGGCAGTCCTCCGGGAGGCGCAATCTGACGAGGCTGCTGGATCGGGAAAGTGAAGGACAACGAGCGCCATCACCACTCACCACTTTGGTCCCCAGCCAGGTGGGCTGCAGCAGCGTCAGTGGATGTCAGAAGTTGGTGGAAAGAAAGGTTGGGGCCATGTTTGCGAGGCTGGAGCGTTCCCTCGCTGCGCAAGTTGAGAGCGCCATCAGTACAATGaagaaagaaatgaagaaagacATGAGCAAAATGCAAAGACAGTTGGCAAGCATTAGTTCTGCATCCACCAACGCTGTGCAGCAGCCTCTCCACACATCCACAGGGGGGCTGCCCTTCTCACTCCTGACCTCTCCCCAAAAGGGTGAGCACATTCGTTTGTCCAGGATGACGGGCTGCTACG TGGGCATGGTGGAGGATTTCCGAGTCTTCAAACTGGCGAGGCGAACGGGCAAGAAGGACACAGAGAACGCAAGGCAGCGGTCGAGCCACGCGCTGCGCTTTTGCCATTTCATGGCTGCCGGCTTAAGCGCCGCTCAAGTCAGCAATCTCAAATTCGTCATGAATGTGGAGAAACTGCGCAG CTTTCCCCAGTACCTGGTAGAGAAAGGCTTCGCCCCCACGACTATCAAAAACATTCTTCTCAACTGCCGTGGCTTCTTGAGGCACGTCCAAGCCAAATTCCAGGCCAGGAGCAAGCTTCGCCCGAGTGACTTTGAAAATACATACTATGAATTGAAGAGCATGTTGGCCGAGGTGCAGCGGGGCCTGACGGCGTACCGGCAACGCGTGCTGGCTCAGAAGTCCTCCGCCCGCCTCGCCGCCCAGGATGTGCTGCGTTTCATGGAGACCGCTCGCACCCGCATCCCGGAGTTACTGGATAAGCTGGCGCAGGGGGGTCCGGACAAGCAGGCCCACATCTTGGTGCAGGGCTATTTGATGGGCTACCTGGCCCTGCTGACTGGCCACCGATCCGTCGTGCTGCAGAACCTGTGCACGCAGGATGTGATGAAGTGCCAGGGGTGGCACAGAGGGCAGCGTTACATGCTTCTGATTGACGACCACAAGACGGCAAAAAAATTTGGACAGGCAACAGTCAATCTGAACACCAGCGAGTACACCTGGCTTGTAacgactcagcagagtcgatga